The window GAATCATAATTGGTTTCTTGTTGCCTTTTAATATGTTGTATTCATGATTCAGCTAATTAACAAAATTATTTTACAACCTCTAATTTCATTAAACTTTCCGCAATTTGTACAGAATTCCAAGCAGCACCTTTTAATAAGTTGTCTGAAACAATCCATAAATGAAATCCTTTCTTATTATCGATGTCTTGTCGGATTCTTCCTACAAACACATCATTCTTTCCAACACAATCCGCGGGCATAGGATATAATTGCTCATCTAAATTATCTTGTAAAACAACTCCAGGAGCAGCTGCTAATAACTGCTGAATTTCCTTAACTGTTACGTCTTCTCTTTCTACTTCAATATATACGCTCTCAGAATGTCCTGTTACAACTGGTAAGCGTACACAAGTAGCAGCAACATGTAACGATGGCATATGCATTATTTTTTTCGTTTCATTGATCATTTTCATTTCTTCATATGTGAAACCATTCTCTGTAAATTTATCAATTTGTGGAATAGCATTAAAAGCTATTTGATAATGCTTTTTATCACCTTTTACTGGTAAAATTTCTGGTGTGAATTCTTCCCCAGCCAAAATAGCTTGGGTTTGATTATGCAATTCATCTATTGCAGCTGCTCCTGCACCAGAAACTGCTTGATAAGTAGAAACAATAATTTTGGATAATCCGTACTTTTCTC is drawn from Bacillus alkalisoli and contains these coding sequences:
- the asd gene encoding aspartate-semialdehyde dehydrogenase, whose product is MTGFHVAVVGATGAVGQQMLQTLEQRNFPINKLTLLSSARSAGTKISFKGEEFVVQEAQPSSFEGVDIALFSAGGSVSELLAPEAVKRGAIVVDNTSAFRMDPNVPLVVPEVNENDILEHNGIIANPNCSTIQMVVALEPIREKYGLSKIIVSTYQAVSGAGAAAIDELHNQTQAILAGEEFTPEILPVKGDKKHYQIAFNAIPQIDKFTENGFTYEEMKMINETKKIMHMPSLHVAATCVRLPVVTGHSESVYIEVEREDVTVKEIQQLLAAAPGVVLQDNLDEQLYPMPADCVGKNDVFVGRIRQDIDNKKGFHLWIVSDNLLKGAAWNSVQIAESLMKLEVVK